Proteins encoded together in one Chitinophaga sp. LS1 window:
- the queA gene encoding tRNA preQ1(34) S-adenosylmethionine ribosyltransferase-isomerase QueA: MKLSQFRFDLPLNLIAQHPSKTRDEARLMVVNRATGKIEHKVFKDILNYFNDKDVMMVNNTKVFPARLYGRKEKTGAKIEVFLLRELNKQNRLWDVIVDPARKIRVGNKLYFGDDESLVAEVIDNTTSRGRTIRFLFEGNDEEFKQVLDTLGETPLPKYIKRKPEDEDKERYQTVYAKYEGAVAAPTAGLHFSRELIKRLEIKGIKFAEVTLHTGLGTFRPIEVEDLSKHKMDAEYFNIDEYAVKIVNKAKEENRKVCAIGTTTVRAVESSVTAQNMLKAAEGWTNTFIHPPYDFAIPNALVTNFHLPKTSLLIMVCAFAGYDLVMEAYQQAIKEKYRFFSYGDAMLIL, encoded by the coding sequence ATGAAACTATCACAGTTTAGGTTTGATCTTCCTTTAAATCTGATCGCACAGCACCCTTCCAAGACAAGAGATGAAGCACGTTTGATGGTGGTAAATCGTGCCACCGGCAAAATCGAGCACAAGGTATTCAAGGATATCCTGAATTATTTCAATGACAAGGATGTAATGATGGTAAACAACACGAAAGTGTTCCCTGCCCGTCTTTATGGCCGTAAAGAGAAAACAGGTGCCAAGATTGAAGTATTCCTGTTGCGCGAACTGAACAAGCAGAATCGTTTGTGGGATGTGATTGTGGATCCTGCCCGTAAGATCAGGGTTGGTAACAAGTTGTATTTTGGAGATGATGAGTCGCTGGTAGCGGAAGTAATTGACAACACTACTTCCCGTGGCCGTACAATCCGTTTCCTGTTCGAAGGTAATGATGAAGAGTTTAAGCAAGTGCTGGACACCCTGGGTGAAACGCCACTGCCTAAGTACATCAAGCGTAAACCTGAAGATGAGGACAAGGAGCGTTATCAGACTGTGTATGCCAAGTACGAAGGTGCAGTAGCTGCGCCAACTGCTGGTTTGCACTTCAGCCGTGAGCTGATCAAGCGTCTTGAGATCAAAGGTATTAAGTTTGCAGAGGTAACTCTTCACACTGGTTTAGGTACTTTCCGTCCTATCGAAGTAGAAGATCTGAGCAAGCACAAGATGGATGCAGAGTATTTCAACATTGATGAATACGCTGTGAAGATTGTGAACAAGGCGAAAGAAGAAAATCGTAAAGTATGTGCGATCGGTACTACAACTGTAAGGGCTGTAGAATCTTCCGTGACTGCGCAGAACATGCTGAAAGCAGCAGAAGGATGGACTAACACATTCATTCATCCTCCTTATGATTTCGCTATCCCTAATGCTTTGGTAACTAACTTCCACCTGCCTAAGACAAGTCTGCTGATCATGGTGTGTGCGTTTGCTGGTTATGACCTGGTGATGGAAGCTTACCAACAGGCTATCAAGGAGAAATACCGTTTCTTCAGCTATGGCGATGCTATGCTGATCCTCTAA
- a CDS encoding 2-C-methyl-D-erythritol 4-phosphate cytidylyltransferase has translation MEQRKKVAIIVAGGSGTRMGSAVPKQFLELAGKPVLWHTVNAFVQAYADMEIVLVLPEAHFSYVAEWIGDFKQVMLVKGGETRFNSVLNGLKMVQEPAVIFVHDGVRPLVSSALIHRCYEGAVAQGSAIPVIEMKDSIRELVGDGNRAVDREQYKIIQTPQTFLSEWILPAFEQPFDPLFTDEATVVERQGRQVQLVPGDEANIKITRPLDLTIAEALLGTRN, from the coding sequence GTGGAACAACGAAAGAAAGTAGCCATCATTGTAGCCGGAGGTTCCGGTACCCGCATGGGGAGTGCCGTTCCGAAACAGTTTTTGGAACTGGCCGGAAAGCCGGTATTATGGCATACCGTCAATGCTTTTGTGCAGGCATATGCTGATATGGAAATCGTATTGGTATTGCCGGAGGCCCATTTCAGTTATGTGGCTGAATGGATAGGCGATTTTAAGCAGGTGATGTTGGTGAAAGGTGGAGAAACCCGTTTCAATTCTGTACTCAACGGGTTGAAGATGGTGCAGGAACCGGCAGTGATTTTTGTACACGATGGTGTAAGGCCGCTGGTTAGCAGCGCATTAATTCACCGTTGTTATGAAGGAGCAGTAGCGCAGGGGAGTGCCATTCCTGTGATTGAAATGAAAGATAGTATCCGCGAGTTGGTAGGGGATGGTAACAGGGCGGTAGACAGGGAGCAATATAAGATTATACAGACCCCGCAGACATTCCTCTCGGAGTGGATCCTACCCGCATTTGAGCAACCTTTTGATCCGTTATTCACAGATGAAGCAACGGTAGTAGAGCGCCAGGGCCGCCAGGTACAGTTAGTACCCGGCGACGAAGCGAATATAAAGATCACCCGTCCGCTGGATCTGACGATCGCGGAGGCCTTATTAGGTACAAGAAATTAA
- a CDS encoding Gfo/Idh/MocA family protein, whose amino-acid sequence MLKIGIFGVGHLGKIHLSQWATIKDVEVVGFFDPSDSNAASVAQQYQIPRFSTAEELIQASDAIDIIAPTTQHFKLCESAIRNGKHIFVEKPMTNTMEEAKTLVKLVEEANIKFQVGHVERFNPAFLALKGHALNPMFIEVHRLAEFNPRGTDVSVILDLMIHDIDIVLSIVKSTVNRISASGVAVMSDTPDIANVRIEFHNGCVANLTSSRISLKKMRKMRLFQKDAYIGIDFLDKKTEIIKLKTPEDEGLFTLDIDTNSGKKTIAIDNPEIKQVNAIRMELELFRDAILLNKPVPVNAIDGLQAMEVAHQILAKINKGLSSEA is encoded by the coding sequence ATGCTCAAAATAGGAATCTTTGGTGTGGGGCACCTGGGTAAGATCCATCTTTCTCAATGGGCCACCATAAAAGACGTAGAAGTAGTCGGCTTTTTTGATCCAAGTGATAGCAATGCCGCCAGTGTAGCACAGCAATACCAGATTCCGAGATTCTCGACCGCGGAAGAACTGATACAGGCTTCTGATGCCATCGATATCATCGCTCCTACCACCCAGCACTTCAAGTTATGTGAAAGCGCTATCCGCAACGGAAAGCACATTTTCGTGGAAAAGCCGATGACTAATACCATGGAAGAAGCTAAAACACTGGTAAAACTGGTGGAAGAAGCTAATATCAAATTCCAGGTAGGTCATGTGGAACGTTTCAACCCGGCTTTCCTTGCACTGAAAGGACATGCACTCAACCCCATGTTCATCGAAGTACATCGCCTGGCTGAATTTAATCCACGTGGTACCGACGTAAGCGTAATTTTGGACCTGATGATCCATGATATCGACATCGTGCTCAGTATCGTAAAGTCTACCGTGAACCGTATCTCTGCCAGTGGCGTCGCTGTGATGAGCGATACACCTGATATAGCCAACGTTCGCATTGAATTCCATAACGGCTGTGTAGCCAACCTGACATCCAGCCGTATCTCTCTGAAAAAGATGCGCAAAATGCGCCTCTTCCAGAAAGATGCTTACATCGGCATCGACTTCCTGGACAAGAAGACTGAAATCATCAAGCTGAAAACACCAGAAGATGAAGGATTATTCACATTGGATATAGATACCAACAGCGGTAAAAAAACCATCGCTATCGATAATCCTGAAATCAAACAGGTGAACGCGATCAGAATGGAGCTGGAACTGTTCAGAGATGCTATCCTCCTGAATAAACCTGTACCGGTGAATGCAATTGATGGTCTGCAGGCTATGGAAGTAGCACATCAGATCCTTGCTAAAATCAATAAGGGATTATCTTCAGAAGCTTAA
- the radC gene encoding RadC family protein has translation MDTIDSLAGHVSIKDWHTDDQPRHKLIIKGTGTLSDAELLALLLNTGHKHKSALLLAQEILHKSSNNLQELGKLNVNQLKKLRGIGEAKAARIIAALELGRRRQAGFMLPKTKIRNGQEAALYFKPILGDCSNERVHVLYLNFANTVIKDCCVSIGGISSAPADVRVILREALELGATSIILCHNHPSGNLSPSQADILFTRKVVQAASILDIMVLDHIIVSQAGYYSLNEEGLMDEEKKQPVRSRLIRENNSPLGFSGMRIAMV, from the coding sequence ATGGATACCATTGATTCGTTAGCCGGGCATGTGTCAATCAAAGATTGGCACACAGATGACCAACCAAGACACAAGTTAATCATAAAAGGGACAGGAACATTGAGTGATGCAGAATTGCTCGCTTTATTATTAAATACAGGCCATAAGCACAAATCCGCATTGTTGCTGGCACAGGAAATACTTCACAAATCATCCAATAATTTACAGGAATTAGGGAAGCTAAATGTCAATCAACTGAAGAAACTGAGGGGTATTGGCGAAGCTAAAGCAGCCAGAATAATAGCTGCTTTGGAGCTCGGGCGCCGAAGGCAGGCCGGATTCATGCTGCCAAAAACCAAAATCAGAAACGGGCAGGAAGCGGCTTTATATTTTAAACCTATTCTGGGAGATTGCTCCAATGAGCGGGTACATGTACTGTATTTAAATTTTGCGAATACGGTGATCAAGGATTGTTGCGTGAGCATTGGAGGTATTTCTTCTGCACCTGCCGATGTGAGAGTGATTCTGAGAGAGGCACTGGAACTGGGAGCTACCTCTATTATTCTTTGCCATAACCATCCTTCAGGCAATCTGAGTCCCAGTCAGGCCGATATTCTTTTTACACGAAAGGTCGTACAGGCTGCCAGCATTTTGGATATAATGGTGCTGGATCATATCATCGTATCACAGGCAGGGTACTACAGCCTGAATGAAGAAGGCCTGATGGATGAAGAAAAAAAGCAACCAGTAAGGAGCAGGCTAATCAGAGAAAACAACTCTCCATTGGGCTTCTCCGGAATGAGGATTGCCATGGTATAA
- a CDS encoding ribose-phosphate pyrophosphokinase, producing MQPSVKIFTGNSNPALAEKIASRYGNGLGKLTIQKFSDGEFQPIYMESIRGDYVFLVQSTNSPSDNLMELLMMIDAAKRASAGYITAVIPYFGFARQDRKDKPRVAIASKLVANLLTSAGANRVITMDLHAPQIQGFFDIPVDHLDSSAIFIPYIENLKLENLTFASPDVGSTNRVREVAAYFNAEMVICDKHRKRANEIASMVVIGDVKDKDIVLIDDICDTAGTLTKAANLLIEKGAKSVRAFCTHPVLSGKAYENIENSVLEEFVICDTIPLKQQSSKIKVISVADLFAVAIRNMHENKSITNLFVHSHRR from the coding sequence ATGCAACCATCAGTAAAAATATTCACAGGGAACAGCAATCCCGCGCTGGCAGAGAAAATCGCCAGCCGCTACGGCAACGGGTTAGGCAAATTGACAATTCAGAAGTTCAGTGACGGAGAATTCCAGCCGATTTATATGGAAAGTATCCGCGGTGATTATGTTTTTCTCGTGCAGAGCACTAATTCTCCATCGGACAACCTGATGGAGTTATTAATGATGATCGACGCAGCCAAAAGGGCTTCTGCCGGTTATATCACCGCAGTAATTCCGTATTTTGGCTTCGCCCGGCAGGACAGAAAGGACAAACCAAGGGTAGCCATCGCCTCTAAGCTGGTAGCGAATCTGCTCACGTCGGCAGGCGCTAACAGGGTGATTACCATGGATTTGCACGCTCCTCAGATCCAGGGATTCTTCGATATCCCGGTAGACCACCTGGATAGTTCGGCAATTTTCATACCGTACATTGAGAATTTGAAGCTGGAAAATCTTACCTTTGCGTCCCCTGATGTGGGAAGCACTAACAGGGTAAGGGAAGTAGCAGCCTACTTCAACGCGGAAATGGTGATCTGCGATAAGCACCGTAAACGTGCGAATGAGATCGCTTCCATGGTTGTAATAGGTGATGTAAAAGACAAGGACATCGTGCTGATCGATGACATCTGCGATACTGCAGGTACCCTTACCAAAGCAGCTAACCTACTGATAGAAAAAGGAGCAAAGAGTGTTCGTGCATTTTGTACACACCCTGTGCTTAGCGGGAAGGCTTACGAAAACATTGAGAATTCTGTATTGGAAGAGTTCGTTATCTGCGATACCATTCCATTGAAACAGCAATCTTCAAAGATCAAGGTGATCAGTGTTGCTGATCTCTTTGCAGTAGCCATCAGGAACATGCATGAGAACAAGTCTATCACAAACTTGTTCGTGCATAGCCACCGCCGCTAG
- a CDS encoding 50S ribosomal protein L25, protein MKTITIEGQLRSEYGKKATRQVRSEGQVPCVIYGGAETVSFSAPAVAFKTLVYTSEFQLAEIKLGAKTYRCVLKDLQFDTVTDELSHIDFLELVEDKPVAVSLPIKIVGQSEGVKAGGKLVVKIKALKVKALPKYLRENIEVNIDNLELNGNIRVEDVVAENIEITNSPRIPIASVVMTRQLRQEEAANEKDAKKK, encoded by the coding sequence ATGAAAACGATAACAATCGAAGGACAACTCAGAAGCGAATATGGCAAAAAAGCCACCCGCCAGGTACGTTCTGAGGGACAAGTGCCTTGTGTTATTTACGGGGGTGCTGAAACCGTGAGCTTTTCTGCTCCGGCTGTTGCTTTCAAAACGCTTGTTTACACTTCTGAATTTCAGCTCGCTGAAATCAAATTAGGTGCTAAAACTTACAGATGTGTACTGAAAGATCTGCAGTTCGATACCGTAACTGACGAGCTGTCACACATCGACTTCCTGGAACTGGTTGAAGATAAGCCAGTAGCGGTAAGCCTGCCAATCAAGATCGTAGGTCAGTCCGAAGGTGTTAAAGCCGGTGGTAAACTGGTTGTAAAGATCAAGGCACTGAAAGTTAAGGCGCTGCCTAAGTACCTGCGTGAGAATATCGAAGTAAACATCGATAACCTGGAACTGAATGGTAACATCCGCGTAGAAGACGTAGTAGCTGAAAACATCGAGATCACTAACTCTCCTCGTATTCCTATCGCTTCCGTAGTAATGACCCGTCAGTTACGTCAGGAAGAGGCTGCTAACGAAAAAGACGCCAAGAAGAAATAA
- the pth gene encoding aminoacyl-tRNA hydrolase yields the protein MKYLIVGLGNIGAEYEHTRHNIGFDIADTFVAKHGATYKSERLADVAEVKWKGRTLIVIKPTTYMNLSGKAVKYWMDKEKVPLENIFVLVDDLALPVEVLRIRPGGSDAGQNGLKNIQELLGTNQYPRLRFGIGNDYPKGRQVDFVLGKWPKDEMVIVQWKLEKCVEIIEGFVSIGLERTMNKYNNLKYSPGN from the coding sequence ATGAAATACCTGATAGTAGGGCTTGGGAATATAGGCGCAGAATATGAGCATACCCGCCATAATATTGGATTCGATATCGCAGATACCTTTGTTGCAAAGCACGGAGCTACCTACAAAAGCGAACGCCTGGCGGATGTGGCAGAAGTGAAATGGAAAGGGCGTACCCTTATTGTAATAAAGCCTACCACCTACATGAACCTGAGTGGCAAAGCCGTAAAATACTGGATGGACAAGGAGAAAGTGCCATTGGAAAATATTTTTGTGCTGGTAGACGATCTGGCCCTGCCGGTAGAAGTGCTGCGTATCCGCCCTGGTGGTAGTGATGCGGGACAAAACGGGCTTAAGAATATACAGGAGCTACTGGGTACAAATCAGTATCCACGGTTGAGATTCGGTATTGGTAATGACTATCCTAAAGGCAGACAGGTTGATTTTGTATTGGGCAAATGGCCTAAAGATGAAATGGTAATAGTGCAGTGGAAATTGGAAAAATGCGTGGAAATCATTGAAGGATTTGTATCTATAGGTTTGGAACGCACGATGAACAAGTATAATAACCTTAAATATTCACCTGGAAACTAA
- a CDS encoding fumarylacetoacetate hydrolase family protein, whose protein sequence is MKIICVGRNYADHAKELKNEVPTEPVIFMKPKNALLQNNHPFYYPEFTDNLHYECELVLRICKNGKHIQEKFADKYYDQIGIGIDFTARDLQDKQKQKGLPWEIAKAFDNSAVVGQFIPITPELDKKDINFCLYKNKELVQQGNTKDLLFSFDFLVAYISKFFTLNIGDLVFTGTPAGVGPVEIGDTLEAFIENDSLLEFVVK, encoded by the coding sequence ATGAAAATTATATGCGTTGGAAGAAACTATGCCGATCATGCAAAGGAATTGAAAAATGAGGTACCGACAGAACCTGTGATTTTCATGAAGCCTAAGAATGCATTGCTGCAGAACAACCATCCATTTTACTATCCAGAGTTTACCGACAACCTCCATTATGAATGTGAACTGGTGCTGAGAATATGCAAAAACGGAAAGCATATTCAGGAAAAATTTGCAGATAAATACTATGACCAGATTGGGATTGGTATTGATTTCACTGCCCGTGATCTGCAGGATAAGCAAAAGCAGAAAGGATTACCGTGGGAGATTGCAAAGGCGTTTGATAATTCGGCTGTGGTAGGGCAGTTTATCCCCATTACCCCTGAGTTGGATAAAAAAGATATTAATTTCTGTTTGTATAAAAATAAAGAACTGGTGCAGCAGGGGAATACGAAAGACCTGTTGTTTTCATTTGATTTTCTGGTGGCTTATATTTCTAAATTCTTTACGCTGAATATCGGGGATCTGGTATTTACAGGTACGCCGGCTGGGGTAGGTCCTGTAGAGATAGGGGATACGCTGGAAGCGTTTATTGAAAATGACAGTTTGCTGGAGTTTGTAGTGAAATAA
- a CDS encoding MarR family winged helix-turn-helix transcriptional regulator: MPNTFVTNPSFFKLDATLKRIRNYWQKTFDIHKVDITVDQWLLIENLYKHKKITHNELAKLTSKDITTVSRIIELLVKKELVLREGSPQDRRKVFLQLTVKGADKYKEARPLVLEMRKTGWNHLTEDDFQELTRILDVIYNNVPDEVTLTKQVPEDK, from the coding sequence ATGCCTAATACTTTCGTAACGAATCCATCTTTTTTTAAGTTGGATGCCACCCTTAAAAGAATCCGTAACTACTGGCAAAAGACTTTTGATATTCATAAGGTGGACATTACTGTTGACCAGTGGCTGCTGATAGAAAACCTGTATAAGCACAAAAAGATTACGCATAACGAACTCGCTAAGCTGACATCGAAGGATATTACCACCGTTTCCCGTATTATTGAATTACTGGTTAAGAAAGAACTGGTGCTTAGGGAAGGATCTCCCCAGGACCGCAGGAAGGTGTTTTTACAGCTCACTGTTAAAGGCGCAGATAAGTATAAGGAAGCAAGACCTTTAGTGCTGGAAATGCGTAAAACGGGCTGGAATCATCTTACAGAAGACGATTTTCAGGAGCTGACGAGGATATTGGATGTGATTTATAATAATGTGCCGGATGAGGTTACTTTGACGAAGCAGGTGCCAGAAGATAAGTAA
- a CDS encoding thiamine pyrophosphate-dependent enzyme, giving the protein MFKDNTITPTIKAGIANKQGLWLKAFRLMCQASQMAATYEANRSVCKYVHSTSRGHEAIQIAAGLQLQPWDYASPYYRDDSMMLAMGFTPLELMLQLLAKGDDPFSGGRSYYSHPASRVPNRPLIPHQSSATGMQVIPATGMAQGIRYLERNLSDSLPTGPHGELPVVLCSLGDGSVTEGEVSEAWQSAILWELPVIYLVQDNEWGISASSAETRVMDAYEYAAGFKGLKRIRVDGSDFEESYHGMEAAISYVRKERKPVLVHACVPLLGHHTSGVRKEWYRTDEDLSFHGEKDPLPKLKALLISSGIPEKDLLTIERETQEYIEAEFDKARIAQDPDPRTVKDHVFAPAAVTVEKGNRTPANGTKVMMVDAALHAVEEILRDYPEAIFFGQDVGRRLGGVFREAATLAEKFGDHRVYNTAIQEAYIVGATAGLSAVGVKPIVEIQFADYIYPGFNQLVTEISKSCYLSYGKFPVQTLIRIPIGAYGGGGPYHSGSIESTLLTIKGIKVVYPSNAADMKGLMKAAFLDPNPVVMLEHKGLYWSKVPGTQAAIMIEPDADYQLPMGKGRVVVPAHPKDVKKGDTCCIITYGMGVYWAMAVAAAFPGQVEVIDLRTLFPLDEELVYSSVSRHGKCLVLTEEQLNNSFAQALAGRIQQHCFRSLDAPIFTLGALDLPAVPINLALENEMLPNPQKVKAAVKELLAY; this is encoded by the coding sequence GTGTTTAAAGATAATACAATCACCCCAACTATAAAAGCAGGGATTGCTAATAAGCAAGGCCTGTGGCTGAAAGCCTTCCGGCTGATGTGTCAGGCTTCCCAAATGGCCGCCACGTATGAAGCGAATCGCTCCGTTTGCAAATATGTACATTCCACGTCCCGTGGGCATGAAGCTATTCAGATAGCAGCTGGATTGCAGTTACAACCCTGGGATTATGCCAGTCCTTACTATCGGGATGACAGTATGATGCTGGCCATGGGTTTTACTCCCCTTGAGCTGATGTTACAACTCCTTGCAAAGGGAGATGACCCTTTCTCCGGCGGTCGATCGTATTATAGTCATCCAGCCAGCCGGGTACCCAATCGCCCCTTAATCCCTCACCAGAGCAGTGCTACCGGCATGCAGGTCATTCCGGCTACAGGCATGGCACAGGGTATCCGTTATCTGGAAAGAAATTTATCTGACTCTCTGCCTACCGGCCCCCATGGAGAATTACCGGTAGTTCTTTGCTCTCTCGGTGATGGCAGTGTCACGGAAGGTGAAGTCAGTGAAGCATGGCAGAGTGCTATTCTGTGGGAGTTACCAGTCATTTACCTGGTACAGGACAATGAATGGGGTATTTCTGCTTCATCTGCAGAAACCCGTGTAATGGATGCATATGAATATGCTGCGGGATTTAAAGGCCTGAAACGAATACGGGTGGATGGAAGTGATTTTGAAGAGAGTTATCATGGCATGGAGGCTGCAATCAGTTATGTACGCAAAGAAAGGAAACCTGTATTGGTACATGCCTGTGTGCCATTGTTAGGGCACCATACCTCCGGTGTACGCAAGGAATGGTACAGAACAGATGAAGACCTGTCCTTTCATGGAGAAAAGGATCCCTTACCCAAACTAAAAGCATTATTAATATCCTCCGGTATTCCGGAGAAGGACCTGTTAACCATTGAAAGAGAAACACAGGAATATATAGAAGCCGAATTTGATAAGGCGCGGATAGCACAGGATCCGGATCCCCGCACAGTGAAGGATCATGTATTTGCACCTGCTGCTGTTACAGTAGAAAAAGGGAATCGTACCCCCGCAAATGGTACGAAAGTGATGATGGTGGATGCTGCTTTGCATGCGGTAGAAGAAATCCTGCGGGACTATCCTGAAGCCATCTTTTTTGGTCAGGATGTAGGACGCCGTTTGGGTGGCGTATTCCGCGAAGCAGCTACCCTTGCGGAAAAATTCGGTGACCACAGGGTATACAACACAGCTATACAGGAAGCTTATATCGTTGGAGCTACTGCTGGTTTATCAGCAGTAGGTGTTAAGCCTATTGTAGAAATTCAGTTTGCCGATTATATCTATCCTGGATTTAATCAGCTGGTGACGGAGATTTCGAAATCCTGTTACCTCAGCTATGGCAAATTCCCGGTGCAGACCCTGATCCGTATACCTATTGGTGCTTATGGAGGTGGAGGACCTTATCATTCTGGTAGTATCGAATCTACTTTGCTTACCATTAAAGGTATTAAAGTAGTCTATCCATCCAATGCTGCTGATATGAAAGGACTGATGAAGGCTGCTTTTTTAGATCCCAATCCGGTTGTTATGCTGGAGCACAAAGGTTTATATTGGAGCAAAGTTCCTGGTACACAGGCGGCGATCATGATTGAACCAGATGCAGACTATCAGTTGCCAATGGGCAAGGGGAGGGTAGTGGTACCTGCTCATCCAAAAGACGTGAAGAAGGGCGATACTTGTTGTATCATCACCTACGGAATGGGGGTATACTGGGCAATGGCTGTCGCTGCGGCCTTCCCTGGTCAGGTAGAGGTGATTGATCTGCGTACATTATTCCCGCTGGATGAAGAGCTGGTCTATTCATCTGTTTCCCGCCATGGAAAATGCCTTGTGCTCACTGAAGAACAACTGAATAATTCCTTTGCACAGGCCTTAGCGGGTCGTATTCAACAGCACTGCTTTCGCTCGCTGGATGCGCCGATTTTCACGCTTGGTGCTTTGGATTTGCCAGCAGTGCCTATCAATCTGGCGTTGGAGAATGAAATGTTGCCAAATCCGCAAAAGGTGAAGGCTGCGGTGAAGGAATTATTAGCGTATTAA
- a CDS encoding AAA family ATPase — protein MNDIFISSISINEVRNTKELEIPISSDERKHLIITGRNGSGKTSLLVELQKYLSAVIQESNISFLANVIRRRDYLIYEKNEVIKNHTPESMSSYTTEIEAVNREIKALTGVSISFNHFNEILSNFNSGKFIVASFDSKRNSKFNVPSGINKIKFKRNYNPREHVGADFIQYIVNLKADRSFARDENETDVVREVDSWFANFERNLAELFSDPQLKLSFDRKNYNFNVLETGKEPYNLNQLSDGYSAVLSIITELLLRMESSGAKSYDVEGIVLIDEIETHLHIELQKKVLPFLTTFFPKLQFIITTHSPFVISSIENAVICDLEKRIVTDDLSGYSYDTLIESYFEADKYSSILKKKIAEFEYLSSKEELDEKERDQLRELRKYIDDVPKFLADELAVKIQQIQLRTLNKNK, from the coding sequence ATGAATGACATATTCATTTCATCTATCAGCATAAATGAAGTTCGGAATACAAAAGAACTCGAAATACCCATTTCGTCTGATGAAAGAAAGCATTTAATCATCACTGGACGAAACGGAAGTGGTAAAACTTCTCTACTTGTCGAATTACAAAAATATCTTTCTGCAGTTATACAAGAAAGCAATATTAGCTTTTTAGCTAATGTTATAAGGCGAAGAGATTATCTTATTTATGAAAAAAATGAAGTAATAAAGAATCATACTCCAGAAAGTATGAGTTCTTACACTACGGAAATAGAAGCTGTTAATAGAGAAATCAAGGCTTTAACAGGCGTGTCAATAAGCTTTAATCATTTTAATGAAATTTTATCAAATTTCAATTCAGGGAAATTTATAGTTGCGTCATTTGACTCAAAGCGTAACTCAAAATTTAATGTACCAAGTGGTATTAACAAAATTAAATTTAAGCGGAATTATAATCCCCGAGAGCATGTTGGAGCTGATTTTATTCAATACATTGTAAACTTAAAAGCAGACAGATCATTCGCTAGGGATGAGAATGAAACGGATGTTGTGAGAGAGGTTGACTCATGGTTTGCAAACTTTGAAAGAAACCTCGCTGAATTATTTAGTGATCCCCAACTTAAATTGTCGTTTGATAGAAAGAACTATAATTTTAATGTACTTGAAACAGGTAAGGAACCATATAATTTAAACCAACTTTCTGATGGTTATTCTGCGGTTTTAAGTATTATAACAGAATTATTATTAAGAATGGAGAGTTCTGGTGCAAAAAGTTATGATGTAGAAGGAATTGTGCTTATAGATGAAATTGAGACTCATCTTCATATTGAATTACAGAAAAAGGTACTTCCATTTCTAACTACATTTTTTCCAAAACTACAGTTTATCATTACAACACATTCCCCATTTGTTATAAGCTCAATAGAAAACGCAGTTATTTGCGATCTTGAAAAGAGGATTGTCACGGATGATTTATCTGGTTATTCCTATGATACTTTAATTGAGAGTTATTTTGAAGCAGATAAATATTCATCAATTTTAAAGAAGAAGATTGCTGAGTTTGAATATCTAAGTTCTAAAGAAGAGTTAGATGAAAAGGAAAGAGATCAACTACGGGAATTAAGGAAATATATTGATGATGTTCCCAAATTTTTAGCAGATGAATTAGCGGTTAAAATTCAACAAATTCAGTTAAGAACACTTAATAAGAACAAATGA